The Halocalculus aciditolerans nucleotide sequence GGGAGGCGGGTCGCGTCCCCGAGCACGCGGTCGTCGGCGGCGTCGACGTGCGTGATGAGGTCGGCGTCGGCGTCCACGGCCGTCACCGCGCCCGGCGTCTCCGCCGCGAGCACGCGCGTGAGCTCGCCGGAGCCACAGCCCACGTCGACGACGTGCTCGCGGTCGCGGAGCGAGAGCGGCGCGAGCGCTCGCCGGTCGTCCCACATCCCCCGCCGCGTGTCCTCGAGGTACTTCGCGCTGAACCGTCTCACTGGCCGGTGGTTCGCGCACTGCGGGCAAAAGCAGTTCGAGTTCGACTCGAAGCTGCGGCCTCAGGCGTCGTTCCGGAGGTCGCGGACGTGGTCGATGTTCCACGCGTAGCTGCGGCCGTCCTCCGTCGGGGTTTCGAGGGCGAGCGGGACGTCCTCGATGGCGTCGTGGTTCAGGAAGGCCTCGAATCCGTCGTCGCCGATGTGGCCGTCGCCGATGTGGGCGTGCTCGTCCTTGTTCGTCCCGCACTCGTGCTTCGAGTCGTTCAGGTGGACGTACTTGAGGTGTTCGAGGCCGACGACGTCGTCGAGCTCCTGGAGGGTGTCGTCGACGCCCTGCGGCGTGGAGAGGTCGTAGCCGGCGGCGAACGCGTGGGCGGTGTCGAGGCAGACGTCGAGCGGTTCGTCCGTGAGTTCGAGGACGGTGGCGAGGTGTTCGAAGTCGCCGCCGAGCTTCGTGCCGCTCCCCGCGTCCGACTCGATGAGGATGGTGACGTCGTCCGGGACGTCGAGGCTGTCGAGGACGCCCGCGGCGTTCTCTAACCCGCCGTCGACGCCCGCGCCCGTGTGCGCGCCGAGGTGGACGTTCACGTAGGGAATTCCCAGCTTGTCGGCGGCGTCGACCTCTTTCTGCATCGCGTCCGTCGACTTCTCCCGCAGCCCCTCCTTCGGCGTGCAGAGATTCACGAGGTAGGACGTGTGGATGACCCAGGGTTCGACGCCGGCGTCGTCCGAGCGCGCGCGGAACGCCTCGGCTTCGGCGTCCTCGATGTTCGGGTCCTGCCAGACCTGCGGAGAGTGCGTGAATATCTGTCCGCAGTTCCCGCCGACCTCTAGCTGCCGCCAGACGGCGTTCTCGACGCCGCTCCCCGGCGGGGATTCGGGGTCGCTCGACGTCTTCGAACCGGAAATGGAGACGTGGGCTCCGACTCTGAACATACCTGCCTCTCACCCCGCGGGGAGAAAGGGACTTCGGATACGCGCGCGGGGAGCGAGAAGGTTTTGCCCGTGGCGGGCGATGCGGGAGGTATGAGCCGGTCGACGCCGCTCGCAGTCGGGGACCAGGTGGCGGGCGACGCCAGCGCGCCGCTCGTCTACCCGGACGACACGGTCGAGGAGCGCACGGTGGCGTCGTGCGTCGAAGAACGGCCCACGCTCTTCGTCTTCTACACGAACGACTTCAGCCCGGACTGCGTGACCGAGTGGTGTTCCTTCCGCGACTACACGTGGTTCTCCGCCGCGGACCGCGTGAACATCGTCGGCGTCAGCGCGTCCCGCGTCGGCACGCACAAGCGTTTCATCGACTACCTCGGCCTCGACTTCCCGCTGTTCGCCGACGAGGACCTCGAAATCACGGAGGCGTTCGGCGTCCGCTACAAGGCCTTCAAGCTCTTCACGCGCTCGAAGCGCTCCGTCTTCCTCGTCGACGGGGACCGAACGGTCCGCTATCGCTGGGTCGGCGAGAGCCTCGTGGACCCGACGCGCGACCAACCGCCGCTCGAAGAGATCCGCCACGCCGTCGAAGACGCCACCGGCGGTACCGACGACGCCTTCGGGTTCGCCTGAACGCCGCTCGGGAGGCGAGTCCGAACGAACCCGGAAGACGGAAACGGCGGCTATGCGGTGAGAGGTCGTGGGTGCCCGCGGCGATTACGCGGTCGGGTCGTCGGCGCGGCGGTTCCAGGCTTCGCTGTGGTACTTCTCGCGGGCGAGGTCGCGGGCGGCGGCGAGTTCGTCGTCCGTCCACTCGCCGACGGTCGCGCCGCTCCAGTCGGCGAGCGCGGTTTCGAGGGCGTCGACGGCGTCTTCGCGGGTGACGTCTGCTTCTGCTCGGATGCTCGTCACGCGCTCTCTGAACTCGGTGC carries:
- a CDS encoding deoxyribonuclease IV — its product is MFRVGAHVSISGSKTSSDPESPPGSGVENAVWRQLEVGGNCGQIFTHSPQVWQDPNIEDAEAEAFRARSDDAGVEPWVIHTSYLVNLCTPKEGLREKSTDAMQKEVDAADKLGIPYVNVHLGAHTGAGVDGGLENAAGVLDSLDVPDDVTILIESDAGSGTKLGGDFEHLATVLELTDEPLDVCLDTAHAFAAGYDLSTPQGVDDTLQELDDVVGLEHLKYVHLNDSKHECGTNKDEHAHIGDGHIGDDGFEAFLNHDAIEDVPLALETPTEDGRSYAWNIDHVRDLRNDA
- a CDS encoding redoxin domain-containing protein; this encodes MSRSTPLAVGDQVAGDASAPLVYPDDTVEERTVASCVEERPTLFVFYTNDFSPDCVTEWCSFRDYTWFSAADRVNIVGVSASRVGTHKRFIDYLGLDFPLFADEDLEITEAFGVRYKAFKLFTRSKRSVFLVDGDRTVRYRWVGESLVDPTRDQPPLEEIRHAVEDATGGTDDAFGFA